The Spirochaetaceae bacterium genomic sequence GACGCCGATGTCGTCGGCCACCGCGGAGATGTTGACCGGTGCGCACAATCCCCGCCCGATCCGGTGCATGAATGCCGCGGTCTGTGCCCGCGACCAGTCGGCACGCCGGAAAGCATCGCCGTGCACCACGTCGACGAGCCCGCGGACCAGCGGCGGGGCAACCTCCCGCGTGTCGATGTAGCTCGCCACGGCTGCCGGGAAGCCGCCGGCCAGGAGGTACCCCTCCCACGTATCGACCAGCGCATGCAGCCATGGCGCCAAGGCGTGCGCCGCATCCGCCAGCAGGCGTGGCGTCAGGTCGGCAACGCGCAGCGGACCGATGTCGATGCCGACCGGCTCCTCCGCGGCCAGCCGCGAGAAGGTCCGGAATCCCATCGGCAGCAACACGCGGTCGGGATCGCCGGCGCTGCCACGCCTGCCGGCAAGCGCCTTGATCGACGCCGTGAGGTCGCTGGCCGATGAACCCGTGAGCACGACCGTGTCGTCGCGGAGCCGGGCGTCATTGTCACGCAGCCACTTGACCTGTTCCGGCCAGCCGTCCGTGATTCCGGTGATCTCGTCGATGAACCAGTACCGCCGGCCGTCACGCGGCATCAGAACTCCCGCGGCGCTCACCAGCCGCCCGAGATCCGCCGCGCGCCAGCCGTCGACCGCTGCGTGTACGATGCTGCGGGGCGCGATCCCGGATGCAACCAGCGACTCGATGGCGCGCTTGAGCTCTACCGACTTGCCGACGCGCCGCGGGCCGCGCAGCACGTACAGGCCGCCGGGAGCCAAGTCGTCGAGTACCCCGGCCGAGTAGCGAAACGGCGCGCCATCGGCCTCACGCAGATCGGGGTCGTCCCGCTGCCAATCACGCGGATTGCGCCACCACCGGTTGGTGGCCGTCAACAT encodes the following:
- a CDS encoding AAA family ATPase — protein: MKQGEVQQMLTATNRWWRNPRDWQRDDPDLREADGAPFRYSAGVLDDLAPGGLYVLRGPRRVGKSVELKRAIESLVASGIAPRSIVHAAVDGWRAADLGRLVSAAGVLMPRDGRRYWFIDEITGITDGWPEQVKWLRDNDARLRDDTVVLTGSSASDLTASIKALAGRRGSAGDPDRVLLPMGFRTFSRLAAEEPVGIDIGPLRVADLTPRLLADAAHALAPWLHALVDTWEGYLLAGGFPAAVASYIDTREVAPPLVRGLVDVVHGDAFRRADWSRAQTAAFMHRIGRGLCAPVNISAVADDIGVSSSSVQRRLDELREAFVVWPCYQEDALRPKLNAQAKVYFTDPVYARLEVDVPLDSSVLSEQQLGTALWRSLERARAGSYLGYDRILYHRTRTRREIDFVGPDLGGWAVESKYVDGRWRRDAQTLLASRWRGIVATRSELNFDDPEVAAVPAAMLAWLLDT